The genomic interval TCAATGACGATGTGGTCGATGTTTTCTCGTATCGTATCATCGTTTAAAAGCACGTCAAGGTAAGGTTGCAGTGTCTCTTTGAGCTGTTTTTGCGCTTCGGGTTTAAGTTCGAACGAGCCCACGTCAAACAGTACAGAAGAGGGCAGACGAATCGCACCGCTGTTGGGGTCGATGTTGATCTTTTTACCCAGTTTACTTTTAAGCTCTTGCACCACTTTGATACGAATACCTGTCAAGTTTTTAATGCGCGATTTAGTGAGGTTCAGATCTTCGACCAACTGCTGATGTGACGCGCTGTTTTCAAGCAATTTGGCACTTAAAAGCGCTAACTCTCCCTCTTTGAGTTTGAGTGTGTTGGTGGTCGTTCCAAGTTCCATTTGGCTGGCGACAAGCTCACCTTTGACTTCATCGCGTGCCAGTTCGGTGTCAAGCAACAGTTTCTTAAGATTTTCGATCTCTCTATCTGAGAGTTGTAACCGTGCTGTTGCTTCGTCCAGACTTGACTCTTTTTGAGAGAGCAGTTCTTTCGCGATCTGCAACGAAGCACTCGTGACATTCATATCCGAGCGAAGCCTTAAGAAATCGCGTTGTTTTTGGGAGAGCTCCACTTGCGCGATGTGCAAAACTTTTTTTTGCGCTTCAAGATCATTTTTGATGCCTTTAAGATCGGTTTGCACATACACATATTTGACCACAATCGCCCCAATAAGCAAGATAAATACAAACAATAATCCTGCCATCAAGTCAGCATACGAGACCCAGAAGTTTTGATCAGAACTTCGTGAACGGTTGTAGCGCATTATTTTAACGCATCCATTTTCTGGATGATCTCTTCGGTTTCAGCATCGATGATCTTCAAGCTCTCTTTGAGCGACTCAACTTCATCATTTGCAGCGGTGTCACTTTGTTGGGTTTCTTTGAGTGTGCGCAGAAGCTCTTCGTTGGTTTTGAGCATCGCTTCATTGCTGTGCATCAGCTTTACATGCAAAGAGGTGGTGCTCTCATTAAAGAGGCTTAGTTTGGTTAGGATGTCTTCGTGGATCACGGCTAAATCGCGCTGCCTATCTTGCGAGCGTGAAAGTGCTTCCATCCCTTCTTTGATGTGTTCAGCGCCACGCTTAACCGCCATGGCTTCAAGGGTTAGCATCTCATCGAACAGTCCAAATTTGGTCTCGATACTTTTGCCAAGGCGTTCAAAAAAGTCATTGGAGCTTAGGCGTTCAAACATCTTGCCGATGCGCTCAAAGTTTTGAAGATTTTCTTGCAAGTAGGCTTGTTCAATCTCCTCTTTTGTCCAAAAAAGTGAAGCGGTAGCCTCTTGAACATGTGCGACATCGCGGTCAAAACGACTGAGTCCTCGTTTTTCAAAAAAGATCCACCACAGTGAGAGCAAAATACCGTAAATGGAGACATAAAACGCTGTTCCCACACCGCTTAAAAGAAGGCTTATTTCATTTTCCAACGCACCCGCACTTTGCGATGAAAAATCAGGAAGTGTTAACGCGATCGAGATAAACGTTCCCAAAATACCCATCGTTGGAAAGATACTTGCCGCAACAGAGGCATAATTGTCATTGCGAATGCCTTTGGCATAGGTGTCGATGAAATTTTCAAACGAAGCGTTGGACTTCATTTGTCCGCCAATAGGCATCAAATTCTTCGAGACATATTCGTGAAGTTCTGTTTGAAACTCTTTGGAGTAGCGTCTAAATGTACACGCACCAAATTCGCCGTTGTGCTTGGCAAAAATAAGGGAAACGATGTAAATAAACCCGATGAGCACGACGCTATGAATCCCCACTTTAAAATGTAAAATATCTAAATAACCGAGTAAAAAGTAGAGATATGCCACGGTTGGAAGCAAAATAAGCTTCAAATAAACCAAAGCGCAGTTACGTTTTGGAGCCTCTAATGCGGCTAAATTTTGGAATGTTTCGTTCATATTTTCTTGCATAAAAAGCCTTTGTAGAGTATTTATGATGTTTTCATCCATTATAACGCTTCTTTTTATACCGATGGTTAACAAAACGTCAAAATGTTGAACATTAACGTGCGATTAATATTAAAAGACTACAATTTTTCATGTCATTTACATCATGGTGAGAGATACAACACCTCGTATCGCCTCTAATGCCTTTTCCAAAGTCTCACAAGGGTTCATCCATGTCTTCCAAAAAAGATTTTTTAGAACGTCATAGCATCAAGCAGTTGCTTAAAACCACCCTACACCACAATCTTGAAAATATCACAACGCATTTAAAAGCGTTTTTGCACACCAAAGATCCTGAAAGCTTGCACCAGTACCGTGTTTACATTCGCACGGCGCGCTCCATCTGCTTGGAATTTAGCGATTTTATGGATGAAAAACGCCACGAATTACTCGACAAAACCCTCAAAATCCTCCAACAAGAGACCAACGAGATGCGCGATCTGGATGTCTTTTTAGAGGCACTTGAAGGGTACAAACAAAGCGTTGATGAAGCGTATTGGGGTGATTTTGAGCAACTGAGAGCGAAGCTTTTGGCGGAAAAAGAGGTGGTGTACCGACATTTTGAAGAAAAATTTACCCCCAAACTGCAAGCTAAAATTTTTGATGAACTTGCCGCACTGCACAGCGATGAGAAGCTCTGCCTTGCCAAATCCGAAGAAAAACTTTTCAAGCACATCAAAGAAATCATCGAAAATCGCCTCAAAAAGATCGCTAAAGCCTCCAAAAAACTCAACATAGACTCTTCCAATGAACGGTTTCACAAACTCAGACTTCACTACAAAAAACTTCGCTACACCTGCGATGCATTATCACTCAAACAGTTTGCTAAAAGTTTTAAACCGATTCAAACCGCTTTTGGCAAAGTACAAGATAAAAACACTCAAATCGAGCGCATCAAACGCTATAATAGCGCCAACAGTACAGCGCTGCAACAGATCATCGACCTTTTAGAAGAAGAGATCGTACGCGATAAGCAGGACTGCATCGAAAAATCCAGTAAGGAAGCCCTTCAAACCATGCACGAAAAATTTGAAAAAATCTTTACATGTAAAGCGTGCTAAGCGTGCCAGATTTAACCTACATCGCCCATTACCCTGAACATCTGATAGAACAAATTCGCCGTCTTATCACCGAAGAAAAACTGGGAAAATATCTGCTCTCCAAGTACCCAACCACGCACAATCTCACCAGCGATAAAGCCCTTTATACGTATACGATGGAGCTTAAAAGTACGCATCTGCGCAAAAGTGAGCCGATCACGAAAGTGCTGTATGATGGCAAAATTAACGACATCAACGATGCGCTAGGCTTGCATCGCATCACAATCAAAAACCACGGCGGACGCCTACGCAGTAAAAGTGAAATCAGGGTCGCAACACTCTTTAAAAGCTCACCCGAGCCTTTTTTAAAAATGATTTGCGTACACGAACTCGCCCATCTCAAAGAGCGAGAACACAACAAAGCCTTTTACGCCTTGTGCGAAAATATGGAGCCAAACTACCACCAATTGGAGTTTGATGTCAGGCTCTACCTCACGCATTTGGATCTGTTTGGGAAGTTGTATTAGCTTTACATGTAAAAAAATCTCGCTTCTTAGTCTATAATGATCAAAATTTTATCTGAGGAAAATTACTCATGTCTGAAACGACCATCCGCGTTGAATCCATGCAACCCAAACACTCCCAATCGTTGATCGAACTGCTCATTTACACCTTTCGAAATCACTTTAAACAGTGCCAAAATTTAAGCGATGAACAGTTAACCCATCTGTTTGGAAAACGTTTAGAATCTGCGTCCAACGAGGCATCAACGCACCGAATCATTGCATTGGAAGACGACAAAGTCGTCGGAACATTGTGTCTAAAATGGAAGCCTGAATCGGAACAGGCGAAAGCTAAAAACGTACTTTTTTCAAAAGAGATGGTGCAGGTATTGGGCAAATGGGAATGTGTCAAATTAGCGATCTCGTTGCATTTTCTAAAACACGAGCCTGCGCTTTATGAGTGCTACATCGCCGATATTTCGGTGCATCCTGAGCATCAAGAACAAGGCATTGAGCCTCTTCTCATCCAATGGGCGTGTGATTTTGCAAAAAAAGATACAAAATTTGATCTTATAACGTTATATTTAATGGACAAAAGCAAAGACACCGCACGCTTTTTCGAGAAGTTTTTCTTTAGAACCTGCCTCCAAAAAAAAAGCTTTGCACGGTCTGTTTTATTTGACGATTATCAATGGAATTATATGACTTTGCCTTTGAAGTAATATCTATAGGTTTACATGTAAAAGGAAAATAATGATAGTTGAAAGTGACAAGATTGAATTATCACAAAATCAGATTTCTTTTAAATATCCCGATAATAGAGATAGTTTTATTGTAAAACAAATAGTGCTATTTCTCCTGATGGTATGCTTGCTTTTGTTTGCATATCATCAAAAAGAGTTGATTGGTCGAATATTTTTTGTGTTATTCTCTTGTGCTGTAGGAATAGAACTACTATCTAATGCAAAAACTTTTTTCATAGATGAGATCATATTTGACGAAATATTTTTTATCTTGAAAAAAAAGAAAAAAATTCGCTTGCAAGAAGAGTGGTCAAATGTGGCTTTTAAAGTTACCCAAAACATAAACTATTTTTCTGAAAAAATTATTTTAGATTTTTATGCAATAACATCAAAAAAGCATATACTAAGAATTACCAATAGAGATTTATCAGAAGATTTATTTACGGAATTTATAGAAAAATTGTCGACTATTAGTGGAAGAAATCAAAATGACTTTATTCAAACATCTCACAACCAGTTATTAGCTTTTAATTTTGAGAAAACAGATGAAATAACGACATTGGGTGAATTTAATAAACTTACATATGATGCTGTTTTTTCAAAATATGGTATTTTGATTTTTACAGGAATGTTTATAGCGATTATTGCCATTTTGGTAATTATAAAATAATGGATTAGATTTTAAGGAAATAAACCATGACCTCCTCCCAACTCCCCATCTACATCATAGATGCCTTCACCAAAGAACTTTTCAAAGGCAATCAAGCCGCGGTTGTGCCACTTGAGCATTGGTTATCCGAATCCATGATGCAAAGCATCGCCTCTGAAAACAACCTCTCTGAGACGGCATTTTTTGTTAAAAATCCTGAGGGTGTTTTTGAGATTCGTTGGTTTTCACCTCTCAAAGAGATCGACTTTTGTGGGCATGCAACGTTGGCGAGTGCGTATGTGATTTTTAACCATCTTGGCGAAAAAGGCATCCTTTCATTTTGGGCGAAAGCGGTGGATACCATCGAAGTTCATGAGCGCGAAAAGGGGCTGATCGAGATGAGTTTTCCCAACCGTGCACCTGAGCGTGTGACCGAGAGTCCAGAAGCTTTAAGAACGGGGCTTTCCATTGCACCTCTTGAATTTTACAAGAACCAACAAGCCTATTTTGCAGTTTACGTGAGTGAGGATGACGTCAAAAATGTTGTGCCTAATCTTGAAAAACTGACAACACTTGCACCCCTTGATGTCGTGGTAACAGCTCCAAGTAAAGAGTACGACTTTGTATCACGCTACTTTTGGCCTGCCAATGGTGGCGTGGAAGATCCTGTTACGGGTTCGATTCATGCGGGACTTGCGCCGTTTTGGGCGAAGCGTTTGGGTAAGCAAAGCTTGGTTGCCTTGCAGGCATCGAAGCGCTCAGGTGTGCTTTATTGTCATGTGAGTGAAGAGCGTGTTTTTATTTCGGGTGCGTGTGTCGAGTATTTGAAAGGGACGATTGGGATTCGTGCTTAAATCGTTACACTTTTTATCAAAGAGCATAAATTTCTCACAATAACGTTATTATTTAGATCAAAATAATCCAAATGATAATAAAATTGGTACACGAGATAAGCAGCATCGCGCCAAAATTGAGGGGATAAATATGAAAAAATCTTTTGCAGTGGGTATGTGGTTCTTTGTAACGCCTCTTTTACTCTTAGCTTCGCCCTCTGTGGCGCTGGTCAAATCGCTTCACGGTGAGGTCTTGGTAACCCATGCTGACCATACAACGGTGCCCTTGAAACAAGGCGATAGAATCTTTGAGAAAGACTCCATTAAAACAGCTTCCAACAGTACCATTGGTCTTGTTTTTGAAGACAATACCTTGATCTCGATCGGTTCAAATGCTGAATTTTTGGTCGATGAGTATCTTTTTGAGCCTGAAAATAAAAACGTTAAATTTAAAAGCAATCTGTTTAAAGGGATTATGGCGTGCAAAACGGGGCTCATTCCTAAGATCAATCCTGACGCGATGGAGATCAAAGCAAAAACGGCGACCATTGGTATTAGAGGAACCTATTTTGTAGCGGAGGCAAAAGAATGAGACGCTTAACGCTTTTAGGACTCTGTTTGGGAGTCGTTTTATTGTCAGGCTGTGCTTCAAAAGATGTTCAAATAACCCTGTTACCTGAGGATGAGGGCAAAGTAGGTGTCATCTCCGTTGCGGATCGTAAAGGCGACACACATACGATAAACAAAGCCTATGAAGCCTTAGATATTTCTCAAAAAGGTGAGATTGCATCCAAGCTTGAAACCGAAGAGAGTGTGAAACTAAAGTATGCGGAGGTGTTAAATGCCTTACCGCAAAAACCTCAAAGCTACCTCTTCTTTTTTAGTTTTGACAGTGCTGTTTTAGAGACAAAACAGCTTGAAGAGTTGAAGGTGCTGGCTCGATTGATTCGCGAAAATAGCATCGTCGAAATCATCAGTATCGGTCATAGCGATAGCGCAGGCGATAAAGAGTATAACAAAACGCTTTCACTCTTACGCGCTAAAAATGTTGCCGATAAACTAGCAGTTTATGGCGTGCCTAAGTCACTGTTGCAATTGCAGTATTATGGCGATGCCAATCCTTTGGACCCGACCACCAACACTAAACCAAATGCGAAAAACAGAAGAGTAGAGCTTATTTTAAAGTAGTAGCCTTTGGTCTTATCCGTGTTTCTTAACGTTTACATGTAAAGTGCTAGAGTTTAATGCTGGGTAGCTCTTCGCGCTCGATGGTGGCGCTTAGTTTTTGATAAACACCCAAAGCGACGATTAAAATGGCGGAGACAAACAGCAAGAATGCAGGGTAGATTAACAGTGACATATCTTCTGTTCCTGCTTTAAAGATGTAGACCAATCCTTCGATACTGACAGCAATCGTAATGATGACGATGATCTTGGTAAGGGTCCGTCTCGCTTCCCTTGGGTCGCGAAGTTCTTTGTTCATAAAGACCTCTTCTTCGATCATGTACTGCGCCACATCGATGATCGCCGCGGAAATAACGATGGCACCAACGGATTGAAGCATGCGTGGGATAAATTCACCCTTGAGTGGAATGCTCGCGATGACTTCATACACCGCCCAGCCCATAATGAGCAACGACATGATAATGAGCAGCAAAGCGGCAAAAAGGTGGATGGAATTGAGTAAAAAGACAAATAATTTTTGCATGAAAATTCCTTAGATGCGAGGTTTCTAGGTTGTTTTCATTATAGGCTTATGATACTTAAACGAAGCGTTCAGAGGGTTTACATGTAAAGCAGAGGCACCTCAAATGCCTCTGAGATGGTGTCTTAGCCTTTAGGTTTTTTTGCTTCCAAAAACTGCAATAACGCTTCCAAAACAACCTGAGGCTTCTCTTCAGGTACAAAATGCCCACACTCTTTTACCCCAAAACCTTGTACATCAGAGGCGTATTTTTGCCAGCCTTCCAGCACATTCCAGATGTTTCCCACAACACCATTGGCTCCCCAAAGAACGAGGAGGGGCGTTTGGATGGTGAACGGCCGGTCGCGTGTGTCATGTTCCAAGTCAATGCTTGCGGATGCTCTGTAATCTTCGCTGATGCCATGTACGGTTTCAGGATTGGAGTAGTGACGAATATACTCTTGTAACACCTCTTCGGGGAAGTTTTTTTGCGTTTCGGGAGTCGCTTTTTTAAGCAGATTGTTGCGGATAAAATACTCAGGATCAGCTCCTAAAAAGCGCTCAGGAAAGTCGTAGGCTTGGATGTAGAAAAACCAGTGCCAGTATTTGGTCGCAAACTCGCAGTTGGTTTGCTCGTACATATCTAAGGTTGGGAGAATATCCATCATTGTACAGGTGAGCACTTTTTCAGGGTGGTCGAGCATCAAACGGTGGCAAACGCGCGCACCACGATCGTGTCCAACGATGTGGAACTTGGAAAAACCTAGCGTTTGCATCACGGTGACTTGGTCTTGCGCCATCACCCGTTTGGAGTAGTTGGAGTGATCACTCAAACCTTTGGGTTTGGAGCTATCGCCGTAGCCTCTAAGATCGGTGGCAACAACGGTGTACTTTTGCGCAAGGGTAGGGGCGATGTCGCGCCAAATGAGGTAACTCTCAGGATGCCCATGAAGCAGTAAAATAACCTCTTCGCCACTGCCTCCGATGAGAGTGTTGATCTGTATATCATCACCCACGTTGATCATTTTTCGCTCAAATCCTTGGAAATAATCCGTAATTGCCATGATGCTACTCCATTGTGTAATATGTGATATGTTATCACGTTTGGGGAAAATAGCATTCAAAATCTTTACATGTAACGCTAAAAAAGCTTAAATGTGTTTCATTTTAGCAACAAAAAGGTTGCGATGGTAGAGATGGCTATGCCGACGCACACTTCGATCGAGAGCGTTCTCCCTTCAAAAATATACAGCAATAACGCGATGCTTGCGGGATTGAGATAGATGTATGCCATCACCTTTTTTGGACCGATAAGCACCGTACTTTTTTGGTACAAATACGCAGTGACAAAGGTCGCGATGATTGCAAGATAGAGCAAGTATTTCAGTGCAGTTAGATCAAGCGTTTCCCATTGTAAAGGAACGTCAAACACTACTTTCGCCCCCAACATCCAAAACGATCCGCCCACTAACGTCATCAAAACAAGCACGAGCATATCGTCCTCTTTTTTGTGCAAAACTTTCATGCAAATCGCATAAGCGGACATGCAAAGAATGGCACCTAAAAAGATAAGCTCGCCACGTCCGAGTGAAAAGTGCAGTAAAAGATTGATGTCACCTTTAAAGACGACAATCAGTGTTCCGATGATGCCACACACATAAATGAGCAGTTGCGTTTGGCTGATGCGTTCTTTGAAAAAAAAGATGCATAAAATAGCGGTTATAAGGGGTAAAAGCGTGTAAAGTGTGCCTGTGCTGAGCGCTGTTGTATATTCCAATGCTTGGAAAAAAAGGATGAAATAAAATGTGTAAAAAAAGCTAATAATAAGGGCTCTTCCAAGCGTATTGAAGATGCGTGCGCGTCTTTTAGCATCCAAAAGAACAAATGGCGCTAAGACGCAAGCGGCGATCAGAAAGCGCAGAAGATTAAGCGAAATGGGATGAATAACGCCAGCGAGTTTTTTAGAGATGATGAAAGAACCTGCGACCAAAAACGTGGCGAGAAGCACCATAAGATGCGCTTTAAATGCGTTTGACATAAAAACCCTTTAACACAATATACCAGAATCGTAGCAGGATTTAAGGACGATGTCATTTACCTATGTTGAGACTTTTGCGAATGCGGCTTAGTTGCGTGGGCGTAATGCCAAGATGGCTTGCGATGTGGTGTTGCGAAGCTCTTTTTTCGATCTCTGGGTGTTTGTCTAAAAATTTTTGGTAGCGCGTGGTGGCATTATCGACAATAAGTGAGATCTCATTTCTCTCTTTTTCGATGATCCAGTTTTTCTCAAGGTAACGAAGGTAGAAATTTTTATACGATGCATGGGATTCGATGAGTGTTTTATACCCTAGATAGTTGATCTCCATAACTACACTTGGCTCAAGCGCTTCGATGCAAAGGTACGAGTTTTCCCCCGTAAGCAGTGAAACAACCGAAGCGGAGAAGTAGTTTTCATGAAAAAGATTTTTGGTGTAAAGCGCACCATTTTCACCCAAATAATAAGTCCGAAGTAGCCCTTCACAGATAAAATAGATCGCGTCAGCAGGTGAATAGGCATCTTGAAGTACTTCGCCTTTTTTGACAACTCTTAGCTTTAAGTAAGGTTTTAAAAGTGCAAATTCATCACGATTTATGGGTGCATAATGGTTCAATGCTTCGTAAAATTGCTCCCAAAATCTCGCTTCATTTTCCATCGTTTCTCCTCTTTAAAAGCGCTCCATCATAACCAATTTTACTTTACATGTAAAGTTCAAAAGCCTACTTTTCAATCATGATTTTTGCGTGAGTCTAGGTATAATGGCACATCATTTATGGTGTAAGAAAGAGGTTTTATGGTTGCTTTAATTGCTCTTGGTCTGCTCTCCGCGCTTTTTTTTAGCTCTACATTTGTGCTCAATCGTTTGATGAGTTTAGAAGGGGGGCATTGGATCTGGTCGGCGTCCTTGCGGTATGCTTTTATGATACTCTTTTTACTGATCGTGATTCGTCTCTTTCAGGGTAAAAAACCGCTTCACGCACTGTTCAAACTTTTTGCAGAACATTGGCTTTTTTGGACGGTTGCGGGGAGCATTGGGTTTGGCTGTTTTTACGCGCTTTTGTGCTTTAGTGCCGATTATGCCCCTGCATGGGTGATCGCCGCGACATGGCAGTTGACTATCATCGCATCCTTATTTGTTTTAATGCTTTTTGGTAGAACGTTTCCCAAACGTATTTGGATCTTTTCGACGATCATCGTCATCGGCGTTGGGCTGATCAACACCTCACATATCACAACGTTTCATTTTGTGGAGTTTGCCAAGGGTGCTTTTCCTGTGCTGATAGCCGCATTTTGTTATCCTTTTGGCAATCAACTCGTCTGGGAGTCAAAACACGGGCATAAACTTTTCCCCAAGATCGACTCACCCTTACTGGAAAATGCGTTTAACAAAGTCTTTTTGCTCTGCTTAGGCTCACTCCCATTTTGGGTTGTTTTAGTGGCATTTATCAATCCACCGATGCCTTCGATGGGGCAAGTGCTTAACACCTCGTTGGTCGCACTGCTCGCAGGAGTGGTGGCAACCACGCTCTTTTTATTGGCACGACATCAGGCACACAAGTCCAGCGAACTCGCCGCTGTGGATGCGACTCAAGCAAGTGAAGTGATCTTTGCGCTCTTAGGGGAGATGCTCTTCTTAGGCGCCGCACTGCCCAACGCGCAAGCGTGGGCTGGGATGAGTTTGGTGTTTGTCGGGCTTGGATTTTTTATCTATTTTCAAGAAAAAAAGAGTCTTGTTGATGATTGATTCATTAAAATGAGTTACAATACGGAAAATCGTTAGAAGGATCTTTTCGAAATGAAAACGCTTAAAAAAGCATGGTGGATTATGGCAGTGTTCATAGGCGTATTAGCTTATGCTGAAAGCCCAAAAATGGCGCTCCCTTTTAATATCACACCAGAGATGTACGCTTCATTTATGGCGCAAAATTTAGCCAACAACCTTCCTCAGACCTTCAAACATAAAGATCTCTCTTTGGTCGTCACCAAAGTCTATGCGATGCAAAACAAAGTCTTTTTCCAATCGACCACAACCCAGTACAAACAAATTTTAGCAGAACTCAACACATACCACACACTGCCCGATGATCTTAAAAGGCAGTGTAAAGATTTTTCCAAAATTGCGATGGTCGACAAAGGCGTTGAGTACTACTTAAGTGTGGAAGAAGGAAGCAAAAAATTTGTTGCAAAATACGACAAAGAGGCGTGCTCCGAGAGTTTTGATCCTGCTCAGAAAATCTTCATTGGTGGGTATAACCGTTACGGTATGGATATGAACGGTGCGAGCAAAAAAGAGAATCTTGCCAAAAAATCTTCCAAGTAGTTAACGAACACAGTTACGCCCCTCATTTTTAGCAAGGTAAAGCTTTTCATCGGCTTGGATGTAGAGCTCATCGAGCCTTTTAATGCGCTCGCTTAGCATTGCTAATCCAATGCTGACGGTAAAGTTGAGAGTAAGCCCTCCATCGTAGGGAACACTCAGTTGACTCAGCTCGTCTTTGAGTTTTTCCATCTTCGCTCTAGCGTGTTCTTCGTTTACATGTAAGAGTACAAACGCAAACTCTTCACCACCCAAACGTGCGATCAAGTCCGTCTCGCGCAAACTCTGTTTACAATGCTGCGCTAACGCTTGAAGCACGGTATCTCCCACAGGATGACCCAGTGTGTCATTGATGCGTTTAAAATTATCAATATCCATGACTGCAAAACAGAGCGAAGCGTCATAACGCATCGCACGCTGAAGCTCTTTTTCTGCCAATTCCAAGAAATAGCCACGGTTGTACAGCGAAGTAAGTGTGTCAGTTTGGGCTAGGTGTTGAAGCTCTTTTTCAAGCACACGACGTCGCTCGATCTCCTCTTTGAGCAGTGCTTGCTCTAAAAAAAGAGCGTAATGCGTCTGCAAAGACTCTTTTTGATACCGTGCACGGTGGTACTCCACCCAACTGCTGATAAACGCAACGATCATATACGTAATGGCAAAACGAATTTGAAACGGAATGCTATAGACGGTGTGAATCTGTGGAACAAACAGAAAAAGCCCGGTGATCATGCCCAAAAAGAGATAACTGTACAAAAAGCCCAGACGATTTCCAAATAAAAAGATAACACTAATAGGATAAATATAGGTCCAAAGGATGCGGGAATTTTCACTATCAAGATGCGAAACAACGTAAAGCATGAGAATCGCATACAGAAAATTGGCTCCGTGGTACAGTAGGTACGTTTTTTTAATTTTAGAGATAAGAAAAAGCGAGCCGATCGTGTAAGAGGCAAAAAGCATGATCAAAAAAGCCAATATATAATTGGCACTATACGCATTGTAAACACAGGCAAAAAGAGAAACAGGAATCATCAAAAACGCAATCCATATGTAATGGTTGAGCCGTGAGAGCTCCTCCTCATCTAGCGAGGGAGATTTCTCAACAATAAGATCCACAAAATGCTGCATGTTTTTAGCCAGTGAAAGCATGTTGCCTCTTTTTTTCTTATCATTGTACATTATTATCGTGACAAAGGCGTTGTATTTTACATGTAAACATAAAAAATTACACGATAAAGCATTACTAAGCTTCAAGGGTTTTTAGCCATATTGTTTGAAGAAGCTCTATCGCTTCTTCGATCTCTCTCTCCGAGAGCCCTCCAAAGCCCATGCGAATCGCCTCCCACGTCTCACCGTAAAGATCACTCGCACAGTAAAGTTTGATACCTTGTTTGAGAGCATTGGCTTTTAATGTTTGCAGATCAATCGTGAGGGTTGGGCGTATCAAAATAGCAAGCCCACCACCTTCACTGATGATCTCTATCATAGGTCCTAACGTGCTTTTGAGTCGCTCTTTCATCAGGTCGTGTTTCTTTCGG from Sulfurospirillum multivorans DSM 12446 carries:
- a CDS encoding OmpA family protein, which translates into the protein MRYNRSRSSDQNFWVSYADLMAGLLFVFILLIGAIVVKYVYVQTDLKGIKNDLEAQKKVLHIAQVELSQKQRDFLRLRSDMNVTSASLQIAKELLSQKESSLDEATARLQLSDREIENLKKLLLDTELARDEVKGELVASQMELGTTTNTLKLKEGELALLSAKLLENSASHQQLVEDLNLTKSRIKNLTGIRIKVVQELKSKLGKKINIDPNSGAIRLPSSVLFDVGSFELKPEAQKQLKETLQPYLDVLLNDDTIRENIDHIVIEGHTDSDGSYMHNLDLSQKRAYSVMAFIYSLDEKRTALLQKYLSANGRSYSDLILKNGVEDKEASRRIEIKFNLSNKKAIEEIETFLNRKE
- a CDS encoding MotA/TolQ/ExbB proton channel family protein, which produces MQENMNETFQNLAALEAPKRNCALVYLKLILLPTVAYLYFLLGYLDILHFKVGIHSVVLIGFIYIVSLIFAKHNGEFGACTFRRYSKEFQTELHEYVSKNLMPIGGQMKSNASFENFIDTYAKGIRNDNYASVAASIFPTMGILGTFISIALTLPDFSSQSAGALENEISLLLSGVGTAFYVSIYGILLSLWWIFFEKRGLSRFDRDVAHVQEATASLFWTKEEIEQAYLQENLQNFERIGKMFERLSSNDFFERLGKSIETKFGLFDEMLTLEAMAVKRGAEHIKEGMEALSRSQDRQRDLAVIHEDILTKLSLFNESTTSLHVKLMHSNEAMLKTNEELLRTLKETQQSDTAANDEVESLKESLKIIDAETEEIIQKMDALK
- a CDS encoding CHAD domain-containing protein, translating into MSSKKDFLERHSIKQLLKTTLHHNLENITTHLKAFLHTKDPESLHQYRVYIRTARSICLEFSDFMDEKRHELLDKTLKILQQETNEMRDLDVFLEALEGYKQSVDEAYWGDFEQLRAKLLAEKEVVYRHFEEKFTPKLQAKIFDELAALHSDEKLCLAKSEEKLFKHIKEIIENRLKKIAKASKKLNIDSSNERFHKLRLHYKKLRYTCDALSLKQFAKSFKPIQTAFGKVQDKNTQIERIKRYNSANSTALQQIIDLLEEEIVRDKQDCIEKSSKEALQTMHEKFEKIFTCKAC
- a CDS encoding M48 metallopeptidase family protein, translating into MPDLTYIAHYPEHLIEQIRRLITEEKLGKYLLSKYPTTHNLTSDKALYTYTMELKSTHLRKSEPITKVLYDGKINDINDALGLHRITIKNHGGRLRSKSEIRVATLFKSSPEPFLKMICVHELAHLKEREHNKAFYALCENMEPNYHQLEFDVRLYLTHLDLFGKLY
- a CDS encoding GNAT family N-acetyltransferase, giving the protein MSETTIRVESMQPKHSQSLIELLIYTFRNHFKQCQNLSDEQLTHLFGKRLESASNEASTHRIIALEDDKVVGTLCLKWKPESEQAKAKNVLFSKEMVQVLGKWECVKLAISLHFLKHEPALYECYIADISVHPEHQEQGIEPLLIQWACDFAKKDTKFDLITLYLMDKSKDTARFFEKFFFRTCLQKKSFARSVLFDDYQWNYMTLPLK
- a CDS encoding PhzF family phenazine biosynthesis protein translates to MTSSQLPIYIIDAFTKELFKGNQAAVVPLEHWLSESMMQSIASENNLSETAFFVKNPEGVFEIRWFSPLKEIDFCGHATLASAYVIFNHLGEKGILSFWAKAVDTIEVHEREKGLIEMSFPNRAPERVTESPEALRTGLSIAPLEFYKNQQAYFAVYVSEDDVKNVVPNLEKLTTLAPLDVVVTAPSKEYDFVSRYFWPANGGVEDPVTGSIHAGLAPFWAKRLGKQSLVALQASKRSGVLYCHVSEERVFISGACVEYLKGTIGIRA
- a CDS encoding FecR family protein, translating into MKKSFAVGMWFFVTPLLLLASPSVALVKSLHGEVLVTHADHTTVPLKQGDRIFEKDSIKTASNSTIGLVFEDNTLISIGSNAEFLVDEYLFEPENKNVKFKSNLFKGIMACKTGLIPKINPDAMEIKAKTATIGIRGTYFVAEAKE
- a CDS encoding OmpA family protein, which translates into the protein MRRLTLLGLCLGVVLLSGCASKDVQITLLPEDEGKVGVISVADRKGDTHTINKAYEALDISQKGEIASKLETEESVKLKYAEVLNALPQKPQSYLFFFSFDSAVLETKQLEELKVLARLIRENSIVEIISIGHSDSAGDKEYNKTLSLLRAKNVADKLAVYGVPKSLLQLQYYGDANPLDPTTNTKPNAKNRRVELILK